In one window of Streptomyces griseus subsp. griseus DNA:
- a CDS encoding lysoplasmalogenase: MSATASRPAPSGTARSGRFARPLLGAFLLAAAVDLAALLAGLDTVHLVAKPLLMPLLAAYAAVRGGPRLLIAALLFGWGGDVFLLADNDLAFLLGMGSFAVGHVCYLTLFGRGRARGSLAAAVAYAVVLVVFLVLIWPDLPAELRAPLTGYSLLLTAMAWRAGVLGRYAAAGGALFLLSDALIATGIAEWPQLPAPGFWVMLTYIAAQLLLALGVLTAGARGGAVGTGAYRDRGIST, encoded by the coding sequence ATGAGCGCCACCGCGTCCCGCCCCGCCCCGTCGGGGACGGCAAGGTCCGGGCGATTCGCTCGGCCGCTCCTCGGCGCCTTCCTGCTCGCCGCCGCCGTCGACCTCGCCGCGCTCCTCGCCGGTCTCGACACCGTCCACCTCGTCGCCAAGCCGCTGCTGATGCCGCTGCTCGCCGCGTACGCCGCCGTCCGGGGCGGGCCCCGACTGCTCATCGCCGCCCTGTTGTTCGGGTGGGGCGGTGATGTGTTCCTGCTCGCCGACAACGACCTGGCGTTCCTCCTCGGCATGGGCTCCTTCGCCGTCGGCCATGTCTGCTACCTGACGCTGTTCGGGCGGGGCCGGGCGCGTGGGTCGCTGGCCGCCGCGGTCGCGTACGCCGTCGTGCTCGTCGTCTTCCTCGTCCTGATCTGGCCCGACCTCCCGGCCGAGCTGCGCGCCCCGCTGACCGGCTACAGCCTGCTGCTCACCGCGATGGCGTGGCGGGCCGGTGTCCTCGGCCGGTACGCGGCGGCCGGTGGGGCGCTCTTCCTGCTCTCCGACGCCCTCATCGCCACCGGCATCGCCGAGTGGCCGCAGCTGCCCGCCCCCGGCTTCTGGGTGATGCTCACCTACATCGCCGCACAGCTCCTGCTGGCCCTCGGCGTGCTCACGGCGGGGGCGAGGGGCGGGGCCGTGGGGACCGGGGCGTACCGTGACCGGGGTATCAGCACCTGA
- a CDS encoding S8 family peptidase, whose protein sequence is MAHLASRRTRALALPVGLALVASLGFLPGATATAAPTGAPATATPRTDGPKLSYVVNTGSGRAAVQQVEKAVQRAGGTVVISYDKIGVIVAHSQNPAFGETIRRVRGVQSAGATRTNPIVPQATKDVGAIAQPLTEAQAAAAAAQATADEDPLEPLQWSLPAIKADKAHQKTLGSKKVTVAVIDTGVDDTHPDLAPNFDRAASVNCVTGAPDTTDGSWRPAAGESDHGTHVAGTIAAAKNGFGVTGVAPGVKVSGIKVSTPDGSFYTEAVVCGFLWAAEHGVDVTNNSYYTDPWLFACKNDPDQGALVESLTRAVKYAERKGTVNVAAAGNARHDLSSRAIEDRTSPNDGEAVTRTIDPRVCPDIPTMLPGVVTVSATGAKGLKSSYSNYGKGVIDVAAPGGDSTIYQTPEPPAVNGLILSTLPGGKFGYKAGTSMASPHVAGVVALIKSRHPYASPAAVKVLLGLQADAKACGEPYDYNGDGVIDAVCEGGKNYNGFYGAGVVDALDAVRW, encoded by the coding sequence ATGGCTCATCTGGCATCGAGACGGACCCGCGCGCTCGCGCTGCCCGTCGGACTCGCGCTCGTCGCCTCACTCGGCTTCCTGCCCGGGGCGACGGCCACGGCGGCGCCCACCGGCGCACCGGCCACCGCGACCCCGCGCACCGACGGTCCGAAGCTGAGTTACGTCGTCAACACCGGCAGCGGCCGGGCCGCCGTCCAGCAGGTGGAGAAGGCCGTCCAGCGGGCCGGCGGCACCGTCGTCATCTCGTACGACAAGATCGGCGTGATCGTCGCCCACTCGCAGAACCCGGCCTTCGGCGAAACGATCCGCCGCGTACGGGGGGTGCAGTCGGCGGGGGCGACCCGGACCAACCCGATCGTGCCCCAGGCCACCAAGGACGTCGGTGCCATAGCGCAACCGCTGACCGAGGCCCAGGCGGCGGCCGCGGCCGCGCAGGCGACGGCGGACGAGGATCCGCTGGAGCCGTTGCAGTGGTCGCTGCCCGCGATCAAGGCGGACAAGGCGCACCAGAAGACGCTCGGCTCGAAGAAGGTGACGGTCGCCGTCATCGACACCGGCGTGGACGACACCCACCCCGACCTGGCGCCCAACTTCGACCGGGCCGCCTCCGTCAACTGCGTCACGGGCGCTCCGGACACCACCGACGGCTCCTGGCGGCCGGCGGCGGGCGAGAGCGACCACGGCACGCATGTGGCGGGCACCATCGCCGCGGCGAAGAACGGCTTCGGGGTCACCGGTGTCGCGCCGGGTGTGAAGGTCTCCGGCATCAAGGTCTCCACCCCGGACGGCTCCTTCTACACCGAGGCCGTCGTCTGCGGCTTCCTCTGGGCGGCCGAGCACGGCGTCGACGTGACGAACAACAGCTACTACACCGACCCGTGGCTGTTCGCCTGCAAGAACGACCCGGACCAGGGCGCGCTGGTCGAGTCCCTGACCCGCGCCGTCAAGTACGCCGAGCGCAAGGGCACGGTCAACGTCGCCGCCGCGGGCAACGCCCGCCACGACCTGTCGTCCCGCGCGATCGAGGACCGGACCAGCCCGAACGACGGCGAGGCGGTCACGCGGACCATCGACCCGCGGGTCTGCCCCGACATCCCGACCATGCTGCCGGGCGTCGTGACCGTCTCCGCGACGGGCGCCAAGGGTCTGAAGTCCTCGTACTCGAACTACGGCAAGGGCGTCATCGACGTCGCGGCCCCGGGCGGCGACTCGACGATCTACCAGACCCCCGAGCCGCCGGCCGTCAACGGGCTGATCCTCTCGACGCTGCCGGGCGGCAAGTTCGGCTACAAGGCCGGTACGTCGATGGCCTCCCCGCACGTCGCGGGCGTCGTGGCTCTGATCAAGTCCCGCCACCCCTACGCCTCACCGGCCGCGGTGAAGGTGCTGCTGGGCCTCCAGGCGGACGCGAAGGCGTGCGGCGAGCCGTACGACTACAACGGTGACGGGGTCATCGACGCGGTCTGCGAGGGCGGCAAGAACTACAACGGCTTCTACGGGGCCGGAGTGGTCGACGCGCTGGACGCGGTCCGCTGGTAG
- a CDS encoding DUF485 domain-containing protein, which produces MATDAPPPEGRSDTSPAQPTTEAYNAVQASAEFADLRRSFRSFAFPLTVAFVTWYLLYVLLCNYAGGFMATKVVGNINVALVLGLAQFATTFLIAVLYSRHAATQLDPKAEAIKSRMEADV; this is translated from the coding sequence GTGGCTACCGATGCACCGCCGCCCGAGGGCCGTTCCGACACCAGCCCGGCCCAGCCCACCACCGAGGCGTACAACGCGGTGCAGGCGAGTGCCGAGTTCGCCGACCTGCGCCGCTCGTTCCGTTCCTTCGCCTTCCCGCTCACCGTCGCCTTCGTGACCTGGTACCTGCTCTACGTCCTGCTCTGCAACTACGCGGGCGGCTTCATGGCCACCAAGGTGGTCGGCAACATCAACGTGGCGCTCGTCCTCGGCCTCGCCCAGTTCGCCACCACCTTCCTCATCGCCGTGCTCTACTCCCGGCACGCCGCCACCCAGCTCGACCCGAAGGCCGAAGCGATCAAGTCCCGTATGGAGGCCGACGTATGA
- a CDS encoding DEDDh family exonuclease: protein MTMLDDRQTAAPWPTAYPQGYAVVDVETTGLARDDRIVSAAVYRLDALGNVEDHWYTLVNPERDPGPVWIHGLTSDVLEGAPLFPEVAAELSARLADRVLVAHNAAFDWSMIAREYARASVVAPVEQRLCTIALAKELRLPLPNHKLASLAAHFGVVQQHAHHALDDARVLAEAFRPSLHAAARGGVRLPLLECRPLTEWSDSPVAPRVGYQTFRQPNSWRPSRKRPACPYPNPGRYEKEKPLKQGMRVAFSGDTSVDRELLEDRAVEAGLHVATSVSRLTSLLVTNDPDAATSKTQKAKSFGTPILEESAFTHLLRDVAPADGAVLPHQAPPPSSE, encoded by the coding sequence GTGACCATGCTCGACGACCGCCAGACAGCCGCACCGTGGCCGACCGCCTACCCCCAGGGGTACGCGGTCGTCGACGTGGAGACCACCGGCCTCGCCCGGGACGACCGGATCGTGTCCGCCGCCGTCTACCGGCTGGACGCCCTGGGCAATGTCGAGGACCACTGGTACACGCTGGTGAATCCGGAGCGGGACCCCGGTCCCGTCTGGATCCACGGACTGACCAGCGATGTGCTGGAGGGTGCGCCGCTCTTCCCCGAGGTCGCCGCCGAGTTGTCGGCGCGGCTCGCGGACCGGGTGCTCGTCGCGCACAACGCGGCGTTCGACTGGTCGATGATCGCCCGGGAGTACGCCCGCGCCTCCGTGGTCGCCCCGGTGGAGCAGCGGCTCTGCACGATCGCGCTCGCCAAGGAGCTGCGGCTGCCGCTGCCCAACCACAAGCTGGCCTCGCTCGCCGCGCACTTCGGCGTCGTGCAGCAGCACGCGCACCACGCCCTGGACGACGCCCGGGTGCTGGCGGAGGCGTTCCGGCCGAGTCTGCACGCGGCGGCCCGGGGCGGGGTGCGGCTGCCGTTGCTGGAGTGCCGGCCGCTCACCGAGTGGTCGGACTCCCCCGTCGCCCCGCGCGTCGGGTATCAGACCTTCCGGCAGCCGAACAGCTGGCGGCCCTCGCGCAAGCGGCCGGCTTGCCCGTATCCCAACCCGGGGCGGTACGAGAAGGAGAAGCCGCTCAAGCAGGGGATGCGGGTGGCGTTCTCCGGGGACACCTCGGTCGACCGGGAGCTGCTGGAGGACCGGGCGGTGGAGGCGGGGCTGCATGTGGCGACCAGCGTGTCGCGGCTGACCAGTCTGCTGGTGACCAACGATCCGGACGCGGCGACGTCCAAGACGCAGAAGGCGAAGTCGTTCGGCACGCCGATCCTGGAGGAGAGCGCCTTCACCCATCTGCTGCGCGATGTGGCGCCCGCCGACGGGGCCGTCCTTCCGCACCAGGCGCCGCCACCGTCATCGGAGTGA
- a CDS encoding sterol desaturase family protein, with amino-acid sequence MEPNLPDVVLWSIPAFVLLTVIEMVSYRLHPDEDAAGYDTKDATTSLTMGLGSLGFDLLWKIPILAIYMGVYELTPLRVPVLWWTVLLMLLAQDFFYYWSHRGHHVIRILWACHVVHHSSRKFNLTTALRQPWTSATVWPFYLPLIACGVHPAALAFCQSANLVYQFWVHTERVGKLPRPFEYVLNTPSHHRVHHASQGGYLDRNYGGILIVWDRMFGSFAAETERPVYGLTKNIATHNPLRVATHEYAAIARDVRAAGSWSERAGRVFRGPGWQPAPKAGALATGAAGAVVPVPAPEPVRVGAPAAPTSVPAAAPAPAPEHTR; translated from the coding sequence ATGGAGCCGAACCTGCCCGATGTCGTGCTGTGGTCAATACCGGCCTTCGTGCTGCTCACCGTGATCGAGATGGTCAGCTACCGCCTCCACCCGGACGAGGACGCCGCCGGGTACGACACCAAGGACGCCACCACCAGCCTCACGATGGGACTCGGCAGCCTCGGGTTCGACCTGCTGTGGAAGATCCCCATCCTCGCCATCTACATGGGCGTCTACGAGCTGACGCCGCTGCGGGTGCCCGTGCTGTGGTGGACCGTCCTGCTGATGCTCCTGGCCCAGGACTTCTTCTACTACTGGTCCCACCGCGGCCACCACGTCATCCGGATCCTGTGGGCCTGCCATGTGGTCCACCACTCCAGCCGGAAGTTCAACCTCACCACCGCGCTGCGCCAGCCCTGGACCTCCGCCACCGTCTGGCCCTTCTACCTGCCGCTGATCGCCTGCGGGGTACACCCGGCGGCGCTCGCCTTCTGCCAGTCGGCCAACCTCGTCTACCAGTTCTGGGTGCACACCGAACGCGTCGGCAAGCTCCCGCGCCCCTTCGAGTACGTGCTGAACACGCCCTCCCACCACCGCGTCCACCACGCCTCGCAGGGCGGCTACCTGGACCGCAACTACGGCGGCATCCTGATCGTCTGGGACCGGATGTTCGGCTCGTTCGCTGCCGAGACCGAGCGGCCCGTCTACGGGCTCACCAAGAACATCGCCACCCACAACCCGCTGCGCGTCGCCACCCATGAGTACGCCGCCATCGCCCGGGACGTCCGGGCCGCCGGGAGCTGGAGCGAGCGCGCCGGGCGCGTCTTCCGGGGGCCGGGCTGGCAGCCCGCCCCGAAGGCCGGGGCCCTGGCCACGGGGGCCGCCGGAGCCGTCGTGCCCGTGCCCGCACCCGAGCCCGTACGCGTCGGAGCCCCCGCCGCCCCCACCTCCGTACCCGCTGCGGCCCCTGCCCCCGCCCCGGAACACACCCGATGA
- a CDS encoding zinc-dependent alcohol dehydrogenase family protein: MRATVIHAPHDIRVEEVPDPAVRRPTDAVVRVLKACICGSDLWAYRGEAARQPGQRIGHEFLGVVEEAGSGVEGFAVGDLVVAPFVWSDGTCSYCAEGLTTSCPEGGFWGSVGSDGGQGEAVRVPYADGTLVKLPADAASDGRLLTALLALSDVLGTGHHAAVGAGVTQGSTVAVVGDGAVGLCGVMAAKRLGAERIIALGRHTARTDIARRFGATDVVAERGEAALAAVRELTRGEGAHSVIEAVGTEQSMRTALDIVRDGGSIGYVGVPHGSASGVDLGVMFGRNIALRGGVAPVRTYIPELLPDVLDGTIDPSPVFDLSIGLDEVPAGYEAMDARTALKVLITP, encoded by the coding sequence ATGCGCGCCACCGTGATCCACGCTCCCCACGACATCCGGGTCGAGGAGGTGCCGGACCCGGCGGTCCGGCGGCCCACCGACGCGGTGGTGCGGGTCCTCAAGGCCTGCATCTGCGGCAGCGACCTGTGGGCGTACCGGGGCGAGGCCGCCCGGCAGCCCGGCCAGCGCATCGGGCACGAGTTCCTCGGAGTCGTCGAGGAGGCCGGGTCCGGGGTCGAGGGCTTCGCCGTCGGGGACCTGGTCGTCGCCCCGTTCGTCTGGTCCGACGGCACCTGCTCCTACTGCGCCGAGGGCCTCACCACCTCCTGCCCCGAGGGCGGCTTCTGGGGCTCGGTCGGCTCGGACGGCGGGCAGGGCGAGGCCGTCCGCGTCCCGTACGCCGACGGCACCCTGGTCAAGCTCCCCGCCGACGCCGCCTCCGACGGCCGGCTGCTCACCGCCCTGCTGGCCCTCTCCGACGTCCTGGGCACCGGCCACCACGCCGCCGTCGGCGCGGGCGTCACCCAGGGCTCCACTGTCGCGGTCGTCGGGGACGGCGCGGTCGGGCTGTGCGGGGTGATGGCCGCCAAGCGGCTCGGCGCCGAGCGGATCATCGCGCTGGGCCGGCACACCGCGCGCACCGACATCGCCCGCCGTTTCGGCGCGACCGACGTGGTCGCCGAGCGCGGTGAGGCCGCCCTCGCCGCCGTACGGGAGCTGACCCGCGGCGAAGGCGCCCACAGCGTCATCGAGGCGGTCGGCACCGAGCAGTCGATGCGCACCGCGCTGGACATCGTCCGCGACGGCGGTTCCATCGGCTATGTCGGCGTCCCGCACGGCAGTGCCTCCGGCGTGGACCTGGGCGTGATGTTCGGCCGGAACATCGCCCTGCGCGGCGGTGTCGCCCCCGTGCGGACGTACATCCCCGAGCTGCTCCCCGATGTGCTGGACGGCACGATCGACCCCTCGCCCGTCTTCGACCTGTCGATCGGCCTCGACGAGGTGCCCGCAGGCTACGAGGCGATGGACGCGCGGACCGCGCTGAAGGTGCTCATCACCCCGTAG